TTGCTGTATAAGTCTGTTCTTGAGGATTTTCAACATTGGGGTCAATTACACGGCTCCAAGATGCCAGCCCATCAGCAATGCCCAGAGCAAAATCGCGGCGACGAGTTTGTAGCAAAGAGCGATCCTCTGGACTGCTAAGAAACGCTACTTGCATCAATAAAGCCGGTAATGTTGTTTGCCGACAAAATGCTAAACGACCTAATCCACTCTCTGTATCTGGTTTGACTCCCCGATTTGGCAACTGGGGTACACGGCGCAACAACCCGACTAGCAGTAATCCAGCATTGCTTTTGCGCTCACTATTGTTAGCAATGTAAAAAACACTAGCTCCGCGCACAGAAGGAGTATTAGCCGCATCAGCCTGAATTTCTAAGGCGACATCACCCCTACGTCCACGAGAATTTATCCAGGCGATCGTTTGAGTAGCGCTCAAGTCATCGGGAACTGCCAAAACTTCAGAATTTCGCGCTCTCAGTTCCGTGACAATCAAATCCCGCAGCAGAATCATCTCTTGAGCTTCAGTTGTACCACCTGCGATCGCTCCTGGATCGATTCCTCCAGCTTCTTTGCCTCCGTGAGCAGCTGAAATAAAAATACGTCCCATCTTCAGTATTTCCTCTGATAAAATTAAGCGTAAGCAATTCTAGACATAATTGGTGGCTTAGCAACAAGAATATAATAGCTATCAGAAGTCATTTGTCATTTGTACTTTGTTATTTCTCCAAAGTTCATGCGAAATGGTCAAGGGAGACAAGGGTGAGGATAACTCATGACAAATGACCAATACTTCTTTACGAGAGGCTGCGCCCTAAGCGTAGCTATGCCGCAGGCTTTACGGCTTCTCTGCGAGACGCTACGCGAACCTCAGTACAAGTGACCAATACTTCGACTTCGCTCAGTACAAATGACAAAATATGCAAATCCCCCGCTTGCACCCAGACACAATTGAAGAAGTTAAACTCCGGGCTGACATTGTAGATGTCGTCTCTGAGTACGTAGTTTTACGCAAGCGCGGGAAAGATTTCGTTGGTTTATGTCCCTTCCATGATGAAAAATCTCCCAGCTTTACTGTCAGCCAAACCAAGCAAATGTACTATTGCTTCGGCTGTCAAGCTGGAGGCAATGCCATTAAGTTTGTCATGGAATTGGGAAAGCGCTCTTTTGCGGAAGTAGTGCTAGATTTAGCACGGCGTTACCAAGTGCCTGTGCAAACCCTGGAACCAGAACAAAGGCAAGAATTACAACGTCAATTGTCTTTGCGTGAGCAGTTATATGAAGTTCTCGCTTCAACAGCACAGTTTTATCAACACGCCCTGAGACAATCTCAAGGACAGAAGGCGATTGAGTATTTGCAATCTAACCGCCGACTCAAGGAAGAAACTATTCAACAGTTTGGCTTAGGTTATGCGCCCGCCAGTTGGGAAACACTGCATCGCTATTTGGTAGAAGATAAACACTACCCAGTGCAACTAGTAGAAAAAGCAGGGTTGATTAAAGCGCGTAAGGAAGGGGGCGGTTATTATGATGTGTTTCGCGATCGCCTCATGATTCCCATCCGCGATGTGCAAGGGCGCGTCATCGCTTTCGGGGGGAGAACTCTTACCGACGAACAACCCAAGTACTTAAATTCCCCAGAAACGGAACTTTTTAGTAAAGGGAAAACATTATTTGCCCTAGATCAAGCCAAATCTGGGATTTCTCAAGTTGATCAAGCAGTGGTAGTGGAGGGATATTTTGATGCGATCGCTCTCCATGCAGCTGGGATTAACAACACCGTCGCCTCACTCGGCACGGCATTAAGCTTGGAGCAAGTAAGGTTAGTATTACGGTATACTGAATCTAAACAATTGGTACTCAACTTTGACGCTGATAAAGCTGGGACAAATGCCGCAGAAAGAGCGATCGGTGAAATAGCGGAACTGGCATATAAAGGCGAAGTCCAGCTAAAGATTCTCAACCTCCCAGATGGCAAAGATGCTGATGAATATTTGCATAGCCACACAGCAGACAACTATCGCCAACTGTTAGAGAATGCCTCACTTTGGCTTGACTGGCAAATTCAGCAAATTACGAAAGACCGTGACTTAAAACAGGCTACTGATTTTCAGCAAGTAACTCAGCAATTAGTAAAATTACTAAAAAATATAGACAACAGCGATACCCTTAACTACTATATTTCTCGTTGTGCAGAAATACTTAGCTTAGGGGATACCAGACTTATACCTTTACGAGTAGAAAATCTGTTCACTCAAATTGCTCCGCCGGGGTCGCGAAACCTTGCGCCTGTGACAACAACACGGCTACGCAAGCAGCAAGCTTTAGCAGCCAAGCAATCTCTTGTAACTGGCGATCGCACTCTTTTAGAACAAGCAGAGGCTTTGTTGCTGCTAATTTATCTGCATTGTCCAGAACAACGCCAAGCAATTGTGAATGAACTTGAGGAACGAGACTTACAATTTAGTCTTTCGCACCACCGATTTTTGTGGCGACAGATTTTAGAATCTACTGGAGAGCAGGTAAATTTAGTCTCAACTATTCAAGACAGATATTTAGAGTTGTCTGAGGAATTGGGATTAGTGTCCCATTTGTTTCATCTGAATGAGAAAAGTAAGAAAGAAGTGCTTCGTACTCCCCAAGTAATTCAAGCTGCGATCGCTTGTATGGAAAGAGTATTACGAGAAAAACGCTATCGCCACTTCTTGGAACTTTGGCAGCAAACCGATTCAGAAGCTGAACCAGAGCGATATCAATCTTATTATCAAGCTTTATATGCTGAAAAACTGCGCCTTCAGGAACTAGACCGCTTGCGGCAATTTTCCATTACAGACTTACTCTAGGCTAGAGAGGCAGCATTTTCCTTAGCTCAATCTCTCCCTAGCCTTTTTGCAGAAATTTATAGAAAACAGGCTGGCTTGTTCTAGCAAAGTCACACTATTTTGGAAACTTAGCCTCTAAGCCTAATCAAGTATCCTGCTTTGGCTGATTACTTTGGGCTACTTCTATGACTTGCTCGATATCTAAATCTAAAGCCTCTGCTATCTGTTCTACAGTTGCACCTAAGCTCAACATAAAAGGTACTGCTTCTAACTTACCTTCAAGCTTGCCCTCTAGCTTCCCTTCAAGCTTAGCTTCCTGATAAACTTTAGTTTGTTTTAACTCACTTAAACCCAGCATTTGCTCAATCTCCTCGCGGCTCTTTTGCGGAAATTTATAGAAAAGAGGCTGGCTTGCTCTAGCAAAGTCACACCATTTTGGAAACTTAGCCCTAAGCCTAATCAAGTATCCTGCTTTGGCTGACTACTTTGAGCTACTTGTTTGACTTGCTCAATATCTAAATCTAAAGCCTCTGCTATCTGTTCTAAAGTTGCGCCTAAGCTCAACATAAAAGGTACTGCTTCTAACTTACCTTCAAGCTTGCCCTCTAACTTACCCTCTAGCTTAGCTTCCTGATAAACTTTAGTTTGTTTTAACTCACTTAAACCCAGCATTTGCTCAATCTCCTCGCGGCTCTTTTGCGGAAATTTGTAGATAATAATCGTCTCTATTAATTGTAGAATTTCCCTCTGGGTGATTTCATCAGCTATTTGTTCTCTAGCAATGTCAATCAACTCTCTGGCTTTTATCCCAGCAGTTGACTCTGGTTCAATTCCTAGCTTGACTGTCTCAATGCCAATAGACTGTTCTGCTGAGTCTAATTCATCGAGATAAATACGTTTTACCCGCTGACTTGTTAATAATTCTATATATCTTTCTGTATCTCCTGTATCAACACTCCGGGTTGGATAAACAACGACTCCGCACCAATTATTAATCAATTCCGTTTTATCCAGGTAAAGAAAGATTTCTGTGATCGAGAGTAGAACCTTTTGTCAGGTTGAAATTGAACTTCCACAAAATAGATAGGTGGCGATGGCGTATTCATTGTAGGAATAAATACACCGTCAATTCGGAAAGCGAGTTGTTTGACTTCAACCGAAGAGAATTGATAAGCGTCTGCGGTTTCTGGGGGTTGGCTGATCAGTTCAAAGAAAATGCTGGGGAAGCTTTGGAACAAACTGTAAAAGATGGTGTCTGTTTTCACGTAGTTTGATGCTACTGAATATAATTTTGTTTTAATCCCAGAAAATTTACTCATTAGCAGTTTGCGATCGCGCCTAGTGCATGCAGGGTTGTTAGGGCGATCGCAAACTACTCATGTACAATTCAAATCTATTGTTTACCCAACAAACTATTAAGGACAAAACAATGTATCACGCGTGTCTCTTCCTGTAGTTGGGTTAGTACCTTTAGCAACTTTGCACAATTTATTTTGCTCATCCTGACGCAGTAGCACATCAGTAAAATCTGCTCCGTCAATAATTGCACCATCAAATTTAGCATTAGCAGCAAATGCACCCTCTAACAGCGCATTTGTCAAATTTGCTCTAATCAGGCGAGCCGAATCTAAAGTCGCATTTCTGAGATCAGCTCCCTCCAAATTTGCCGACTCTAAATTTGCAGCAAAAAAGCTAATGCCACTTAAGTTAGCATGGCTGAAGTTGCTCTGGCGGAGATTAGCTTTAGTAAAGCTGGAGTCTGTTAAATCACGTCCTGAAAAATCAGCCTCAATTAAAATTTCCTTATTGTATTCGAGTGCTAAAGCAGTTGGAGCAAAACCGATAAATGCTGTAATGCCAAATATTCCCCAAAGCAATAAACTGAGTATGCTTGCCCAAATTCGGGTGTTTAACCTAATATTCATACTATTTTTAGTCAATGACTAACCGTCCTCCATCTCATTATCCTGATATTGGTCACCTTGGAGAAGACTTAGTAGCCCAATGGTTGCAATCTACTGGTTGGGTAATTTTGCACCGACGCTTTTCTAGCCGCTGGGGAGAAATTGATATTATTGCCCAATATAACAAAGGAGCAGAGGAGCAGAGACTTCCTCCGCTCAACACTCAGCACTCTACACTGGCATTTGTTGAAGTGAAAACTCGCAGTTCAGGTAATTGGGATGCAGGGGGAAGAAGTGCAGTTACGGCACAAAAGCAAGCAAAACTCTGGCGTACGGCTGAGATGTTTTTGGCTCAGTACCCTGATAAAGCAGATTACCCGTGTCGATTTGATGTTGCTATTGTCTACTGTCAACGGATTTCAAAAAACCTGATTGGGGTTACTGTTACCCAGGAATTTTTAGCTACTGCATCAATAGCTGGATACAAGTTTAAGCTGCAAGAATACATTCCAGCAGCTTTCGACTCTTTAATTGATAATGGGTAATCGGTAATAAATAAAATATTTTAATTACCAATAACCAATCACCACTAATTTTCTAGTCGCTTTATTGCCAAACGGCATCATGCCAAGGTTTCTGGACAGTAGCCCAATCCTCGGACAAACTGTTGCCTAAAGGCTTCGATTTCTTCTCTCTCTGGACTTCCATGAGAGACGATCGCTACCTGATAGCGACGCATTACCTCCACAGGGCATTGCCCCGCTTCCAGACTCCAAAGTGCCATTTGCACCCTCATTGGCGGCTCATAGCTAATTCCTAATTCATTCAGAAAAGCGCGAAAGTCGCCATCTTCTTGAGCTGAGACTTGACCTCTGAGTTTGATCCTAACCACCCAGCCATCAATTTGATGAATGACGGTGACGAACGCAACTGGTGTCTGGGGTCTAGCGTGCAGGTGTTGAACGACCCTCAGAGTTAGACTGGCATTTGCCAGATAATACAAGTATTCCATGTTTAGTTGGTGCTTGGGATCAAAGCCAATCCTACATATCTATATTCGTCAATAGATGCCTGCTTCCGGTAGGGTAAAAGCCCCCGTTTTTTGATGGGGAGGTTTACCCAATTTTCATGTTGAGGTTTCCGTGTTACCTAATAGTATCAATCTTATAGTCTAGGAATGAAATTGAGCGATCATGTCTTAGAGTTCTTTTATGAGCCAAAAAAGCGAAAGCTCAAACCAGTTTTTTGAAGACAGATAAATCTAAATGGAGCAACAATTAGCACAAGCCGATTTGAATAATACTTCTAGCCCACAAGCAAAAGATGTCGAATTAGATTGTTCGATAGCTGGGTATGATTATGAACTACCTCCTGAACTGATTGCCCAAAATCCAGCAGTTCCTAGAGATAGTTCGCGGTTATTGGTAGTGAATTCTCGCACTACAGGCAATGAAACAGCTGCTTTGAATCACATTTTCCGTGATTTACCTGAGCTATTACAGCCTGGGGATTTACTGATAATGAATAATACGAAAGTCATTCCCGCGCGGTTGTATGGCCGTAAATCTACTGGTGCAGAAATCGAAGTATTGCTGTTGGAAGAACGGCAACATAACTGCTGGTTAGCCCTAGTTAAACCAGGAAAACGCTTTAAACGGGGAGCGAAGATTATTTTTGAGGCAAAGAGATTTTCTTTTTCAGGGAGTGGGAGAGTGGGGGAATGGGGGAGTGGGGGAGAAAATAATTCTTCTTTCCCCCCCTCTCCCCCTCTCCCTGTCTCCCCCTCTTCTTCCTTGACGGCTACGGTTATAGAAACAGACGCAGCGACTGGGGGACGTTTGTTGCAATTTGATGTACCAGAGGGAAAAACTTTGGTACAGCTTTTGGAAATATTCGGTGAAGTACCTCTTCCACCCTACATCACTGCTTCGGAAGCTGGTGATGACCAGTACCAGACAGTTTATGCTAAACAACCAGGAGCGATCGCAGCTCCGACAGCAGGGCTACACTTTACACCAGAATTACTAGAAAAGTTGCAAAATCGTGGAATTAATCAAGCTTTTGTGACGCTGCACGTAGGTGTTGGGACTTTTCGCCCTGTGGAAGTGGAGGATGTGACTACCCACCAAATGCATGAAGAATGGATTGAAGTCCCGGCGGCAACGGTGGAGCAAATTCGTGCCACTAAAGCAGCTGGCGGTCGAATTATTGCTGTGGGAACAACGGCAGTACGTGCCTTAGAAGGAGCGTCACAATCTGGCGATTTACAGCCATTTTGCGGCAAGACTGACCTGTTTATCTATCCTGGCTATGAATGGCGGGTGGTAGATGGTTTAATTACAAATTTTCACTTGCCACGTTCCAGTTTGCTGATGCTGGTGAGTGCGCTAATTGGTAGACAACGGTTGTTAAATATATACAAAGAAGCGATCGCTTCTCGTTATCGCTTTTATTCCTTTGGTGATGCCATGCTGATTTTGCCAGAAGCCGTAGAAGTACAGACGCGATGAATCGCGTCTGTACAAGATTGGGAGTGAGGAATTTTGAATTTTGAATTTTATTCTGGGTACTCTGACTTATGAGGATTTAACAACAAGTACAGAGCTGCCATTTTATGTATAAACAGCATCAACTTCAACAGTGGTTTTGCTGCTTTCCCACGGTGGTATGTCACCAAGTTTCTAATTGGCAAAAGCCGCACCTCAATCTTCTCTGTGCTGCATCTGCGATTTTAGTTTTGGCTGCACCAATAATTACTAATTTCCCAGGAAGCAAGCTGCTGGCAGAAAGTGTGATTTCTCAGGATCTCCAAGCAGCTAGCTTTTACCAGCAGGGAGTCACGCGATATAACCGCAATGATTTAGAGGGTGCAGAGAATGCTTTTCGCCAAGCGTTGCAGCATGACCCCAATCTTGGGGCAGCACGGAATTTTTTGGGCAATATCTTGATGCAGCAAAATCGCTTAGACGCAGCGGTAGAAGAATACGCCCAAGCGGTTAAAATTAATCCCAATTTTAGTGAAGCTTATTACAACTTAGGGTTAGCGTTGCACCGACAAGGAGAAAAAGAAGCAGCGATTACTATGTATAAACAGGCCCTTTTGATAGATCCTACAAGGGCAGCAGCTCAGTATAATTTGGGATTAGCATTGTACCAACAAGGACAGTTAGAGCCTGCGATCGCTGCATACCAACAAGCAATTAATTTAGATAGGAACAATGCAAATGCTTACTTTAACTTAGCACTTGCCTTGCAAGAACAAGGAAAAGCAGAGGAAGCGATCGCAGCTTATCGGCAAGTCTTGCAACTAGACCCTAAAAATACCACAGCTTATAGCAACTTGGGAAGTTTGATAGCACTGCAAGGTCAACCATCTGAGGCTATTGCTGTTTATCTACAAGCTATTCGCCAAAATCCCAAGAATGCCTCAGCTTTCTACAACTTGGGTGTGACTTTATACAATCAAGGTGATCTCAAGAAAGCTAGTGCAGCCTTGAAACGCGCCCGTAACGAGTACCGTCAACAAGGCAATGTTGAGCAAGTTGATAAAATTGAGCAGCTAATACAGCAAATTGCTCAGAAAAGAGAACAACCTCAAGCTAGTCAAACAGCCACTCCTTCCCAAACTTCGACCCCTACTAGTAATGTAGCGCCAACACCTGAGTCACAAACACTAAAGCAACCAGAAATCCCTCAAGAGAAACACGCAATTCCTAGCGATGTGCCTGAAGTTGAACAACAGCCTACTTTATTAAGCCCTAGTAAATAATTTCGGAGTTATTAAACTGAGAAGTTAGGAGTTAGTAGATAACTAATACCGTTTTTCTAAAATGTGATGACAGATTCAACACTGAGCGTAGCCGAAGCTTCAATCAGGCAAGGAATTGCGCTTAAGCGCTAGTACGAACGATGTGCTGCTTGCATTTAGAGAATTGGTATAACAACTCCTAGCTTCCAACTCCTGTAGAGACGCGATTAATCGCGTCTCTACTCCAAACTTCTGTACAAACGCGTAGACGCTCGAAGAGCGGCTTCTCGTAAGAATATAATCGCGTCTCGACTCCTAACTTTATTAAATTGGCAAGCGATTAATATCTTTGTTGCAGCCAATAACTACCATTGCTGAACCGCGTTCTAATCGCTTAGTCGGCTCAGGATTAATTTGAAATTTACCATCTTGGCTCACTGCCAGCAAATTCAAACCATAGCGGTTACGAAGTTGAAGTTCGCTGATAGTTTTACCATGAAATTCATCAGGAACAATCAACTCTACAATACTATTATCTGGGTCGAGATCAAATCGCTCTAAAATTGCTGGTTTAGTAAGTGTACGCGCTAAGGCACAACCCGCTTCGTACTCAGGAAAAACAACATGATCTGCTCCCACTCGCCGCAATAGCTTACAATGAACTTCACTTGAAGCTTTAGCAACTACGTGGGGTACACCAGCTTCTTTCACATTCAGTGTAGTGATAATACTTTCCTGAATATAGTTGCCAATCGCCACAATTACTGTATCAAATTCAAAAACTCCAGCTTCTCTTAGTGCGGCTGGTTCGGTAGAGTCTAGCTGCAAGGCATGAGCAACTATTTCTTCTGTTAATGCTTCTGAAACCCGTTTTTCATCAATATCTGTAGCTAGTACTTGATAGCCGAATTTGTGCAGTGTTGAACAGACAGACCGACCAAAACGACCTAACCCAATTACAGCAAACTGGTGGTTATCTTTACGTAAACTGCGAAAAAAACTTAATGATGACAAATTCACATTTATTATCCTTATTATGGCTCCCTGGATCTAGGACAAAAAGCGGTTATACCGCATGAATTAAAAATTTTATTTTTTGCCGGATGATGTATATTTTATCAGTTTTGTCATTTGTCATTTGTATTTGTCATTTGAAAGAATTATGCTCTTCCTATCCATCTACTTTTTTAAAGCTATCCCACTAGTAAATTCTCTTCAGGATAGCGAATTCTGCTTGGTCGCGGGTCTCCTAGTGCTGCTGACATGAGTAGTAATACACCGACTCTGCCAATATACATAGTAATAACTAATATAAGTTTTGCTGCTGTGGAAACACTAGCGGTGATGCCTGTAGAAAGGCCCACGGTGGCGAAAGCTGATACTACTTCAAACAGAATTTGGATAAAATCTAGTTCTGGATCTGTGACGGCAATAAAAATTGTAGATAAAATAACGATCGCTATTGAACCAACCAATACACCAACAGCTTTTAAAATTAAAGGTATTGCTATTTTGCGTTCATATAATAAAACTTCTTCTTTTCCTTGAAGAATTGCTTGAGTGCAACTGGTCAATACTCTCAAAGTTGTAGTTTTAATACCGCCTCCTGTACCGCCAGGGCTAGCACCAAGAAACATCAGCGCAATGGTAATAAATAGACCCGCAGTGGTCATTTTGCCGATATCAATGGTGTTAAAACCAGCAGTTCTAGGAGTAACTGATTGAAACCAAGCTAATAACAACTGGTCACGAAGATTTAAAGATCCAAAGGTTTCAGGATTTCTTGCCTCTATACATAAAAAGGCAATTGTTCCTATAAATAATAGCAATATTGTTGTGCTGGTTGCCACTTTAAAATCTAGTGAAAGTACTAATTTAGCTGGTTTTTTCTGGAAGCGATCGCGTAACCAAATGTACATTTCTAAAATTACTTGATAACCTATTCCCCCAAAGATAATTAGTATGGTTACAGTAAATACTACTAAAAAAGATGACTGATAACCAATCAAGTTATCTTTAAATAAACTAAAACCTGCATTATTCCAAGAATTAATACTATGAAAAATAGCTAACCACAATCCTTTATCCCATCCATAATTAGGGACAAAAGCTGGTAAAAGCAAAAATGTTCCAGTAATTTCAAAAATGAGAGTTGTGGCAATAATTGAACGAATTACTTGAGCGCTACCGCTGATTCCTGGTCGGTCTAAAGCTTGTTGAATTGCTATTTTTTGCCGTAGGTCAAACCTACGCCCAATTAGCAAAATTAAAAAAGTGGTGCTTGTCATGTAGCCCAACCCGCCAATTTGAACTAACAGTGTAATAAACAACTGCCCCCAAAAAGAAAAATAAGTACCAGGATCAACTACTGATAAACCAGTAACACAAACTGCGGATGTTGAGGTGAACAATGCGACAATTGGGTCATTCCAACTACCATTGCTAGTTGAGAAAGGCATCATTAGCAGGATTGTTCCCATTGCGATGACAGCTAGAAATCCTAAGCAAACTGTGCGAGAAACAGTCATAAGTAATTCAAAATTCAATCTTGTTGGGCATCCCAGCAAAAGCAGCTTATTAAGGTAAAATACACAAGTTTTATTCAGTGAGAATAAATGCGGTTTAGCCTAGCTGGAAGCAAAAATACCCTAATTTAATTAAAAACATACATGGTAACCTAAGCAGTATGTTTTTTTAATTCCGCTTCGTCTTACATACATACTGTTTTATTCATGAGTGCTACACTTTACCAGCAAATACAGCAATTCTATGATGCTTCTTCCGGTCTGTGGGAACAGATTTGGGGCGAACATATGCACCACGGCTATTACGGCGCTGATGGTACACAACAAAAAGACCGCCGTCAGGCTCAAATTGATTTAATTGAAGAAATCCTGAATTGGGCAGGGGTACAGACGGCAGAAAATATCCTGGATGTTGGTTGTGGTATTGGTGGCAGTTCTTTATACCTAGCAGAAAAGTTTAATGCTAAAGCGACAGGTATTACACTGAGTCCTGTACAAGCCTCTAGAGCAACAGAACGAGCTTTGGAAGCTAATTTGAGTCTAAGAACACAATTCCAGGTGGCAAATGCTCAAGCAATGCCCTTTGCTGATAATTCTTTTGACTTGGTTTGGTCACTGGAAAGTGGTGAACATATGCCAGATAAAACCAAGTTTCTCCAAGAGTGCTATCGGGTACTGAAACCAAGTGGCAAGTTAATTATGGTGACTTGGTGTCATCGACCGACGGATAATTTACCATTAACGGCGGATGAACAAAAGCACTTGCAGGATATTTATCGAGTCTATTGTTTGCCTTATGTGATTTCTTTGCCAGAGTATGAAAGAATTGCGCGTCAACTTCCGTTAAACAATATCCGGACTGCTGATTGGTCGCAAGCTGTTGCCCCATTTTGGAATGTGGTGATTGATTCCGCGTTTACTCCCCAAGCGCTTTGGGGCTTACTAAATGCCGGTTGGACTACCATCCAAGGGGCGTTGTCGCTTGGATTAATGCGTCGCGGTTATGAACGCGGGTTAGTCCGGTTTGGCTTATTATCTGGTGTTAAGTAATTAATGTAGTGGCGTGGCAAGGCTTTAGCTTAACGCACCTGTTGCTGGCGGTGCGTTAAGCGCTTTAATAATATTATTTGTGATCAATTAGATTGAAATATGCGCTTAACACAATGTCATACCAATTCAATTAATGATTACAACACATCCCTGGTTTAAGACGCGATGAATCGCGTCTCTACAATATGGTCTATTTGTTACATTCTTTTTTCAAATTGGTGTCAGTCGCCTCAACTCGGGAAACCCGCCCACGCAACGCACTGGCTCCCCTAGATTAATTTTATTTTTACTTTATAAATTACCTCTCAGGTAATTGTTGCATAGCTACAATTTAGGGACACAATATTGTTGTGTCCCTACTAACGTAAGCCTATAAAATTTACATACTAAATACAGATGTTTTCTGTATCAGCCACCTGCAACAGCAGGTACAATACTTACTTCATCACCATCTTTCAAGTGTGTATCTGCTCCATCTAAATGGCGGATATCTTCGTCATTCAGGTAAAAATTCACAAACCGCCGTAGCTGTCCTTTTTCATCACACAATCGCGATTTGAAGCCAGGAAAGCTTTGTTCTAAAGAATCCAAAAGTTCAGTAATGGTACTGCCATTGGATTCGATAGTAGCTTGGTTATGAGTCAAACTTTGAAGAACAGTAGGAACTAAAACTTTTACGGTCATAGCAGAAGAAAGTTAAGAGTTAATAGTGAGGAGTGAGGAGTGAGGAGTTAAGAATAAAAAACTCATAACTAACTCATAACTCCTAATTAAACGAGGACTTGTTGCCATTCCAAGCGGTCTAGTGTACGCGATCGCTCTAGGGCGCGTTCAAAACTATCGAGTTTGGCGTCAATCGTCAAAGGTTCGCCAACGTAGCCTT
This region of Nostoc sp. UHCC 0302 genomic DNA includes:
- a CDS encoding YraN family protein, with the protein product MTNRPPSHYPDIGHLGEDLVAQWLQSTGWVILHRRFSSRWGEIDIIAQYNKGAEEQRLPPLNTQHSTLAFVEVKTRSSGNWDAGGRSAVTAQKQAKLWRTAEMFLAQYPDKADYPCRFDVAIVYCQRISKNLIGVTVTQEFLATASIAGYKFKLQEYIPAAFDSLIDNG
- a CDS encoding pentapeptide repeat-containing protein, producing MNIRLNTRIWASILSLLLWGIFGITAFIGFAPTALALEYNKEILIEADFSGRDLTDSSFTKANLRQSNFSHANLSGISFFAANLESANLEGADLRNATLDSARLIRANLTNALLEGAFAANAKFDGAIIDGADFTDVLLRQDEQNKLCKVAKGTNPTTGRDTRDTLFCP
- a CDS encoding TrkA family potassium uptake protein, whose amino-acid sequence is MNLSSLSFFRSLRKDNHQFAVIGLGRFGRSVCSTLHKFGYQVLATDIDEKRVSEALTEEIVAHALQLDSTEPAALREAGVFEFDTVIVAIGNYIQESIITTLNVKEAGVPHVVAKASSEVHCKLLRRVGADHVVFPEYEAGCALARTLTKPAILERFDLDPDNSIVELIVPDEFHGKTISELQLRNRYGLNLLAVSQDGKFQINPEPTKRLERGSAMVVIGCNKDINRLPI
- a CDS encoding TrkH family potassium uptake protein, which translates into the protein MTVSRTVCLGFLAVIAMGTILLMMPFSTSNGSWNDPIVALFTSTSAVCVTGLSVVDPGTYFSFWGQLFITLLVQIGGLGYMTSTTFLILLIGRRFDLRQKIAIQQALDRPGISGSAQVIRSIIATTLIFEITGTFLLLPAFVPNYGWDKGLWLAIFHSINSWNNAGFSLFKDNLIGYQSSFLVVFTVTILIIFGGIGYQVILEMYIWLRDRFQKKPAKLVLSLDFKVATSTTILLLFIGTIAFLCIEARNPETFGSLNLRDQLLLAWFQSVTPRTAGFNTIDIGKMTTAGLFITIALMFLGASPGGTGGGIKTTTLRVLTSCTQAILQGKEEVLLYERKIAIPLILKAVGVLVGSIAIVILSTIFIAVTDPELDFIQILFEVVSAFATVGLSTGITASVSTAAKLILVITMYIGRVGVLLLMSAALGDPRPSRIRYPEENLLVG
- the dnaG gene encoding DNA primase, encoding MQIPRLHPDTIEEVKLRADIVDVVSEYVVLRKRGKDFVGLCPFHDEKSPSFTVSQTKQMYYCFGCQAGGNAIKFVMELGKRSFAEVVLDLARRYQVPVQTLEPEQRQELQRQLSLREQLYEVLASTAQFYQHALRQSQGQKAIEYLQSNRRLKEETIQQFGLGYAPASWETLHRYLVEDKHYPVQLVEKAGLIKARKEGGGYYDVFRDRLMIPIRDVQGRVIAFGGRTLTDEQPKYLNSPETELFSKGKTLFALDQAKSGISQVDQAVVVEGYFDAIALHAAGINNTVASLGTALSLEQVRLVLRYTESKQLVLNFDADKAGTNAAERAIGEIAELAYKGEVQLKILNLPDGKDADEYLHSHTADNYRQLLENASLWLDWQIQQITKDRDLKQATDFQQVTQQLVKLLKNIDNSDTLNYYISRCAEILSLGDTRLIPLRVENLFTQIAPPGSRNLAPVTTTRLRKQQALAAKQSLVTGDRTLLEQAEALLLLIYLHCPEQRQAIVNELEERDLQFSLSHHRFLWRQILESTGEQVNLVSTIQDRYLELSEELGLVSHLFHLNEKSKKEVLRTPQVIQAAIACMERVLREKRYRHFLELWQQTDSEAEPERYQSYYQALYAEKLRLQELDRLRQFSITDLL
- a CDS encoding tetratricopeptide repeat protein, whose translation is MYKQHQLQQWFCCFPTVVCHQVSNWQKPHLNLLCAASAILVLAAPIITNFPGSKLLAESVISQDLQAASFYQQGVTRYNRNDLEGAENAFRQALQHDPNLGAARNFLGNILMQQNRLDAAVEEYAQAVKINPNFSEAYYNLGLALHRQGEKEAAITMYKQALLIDPTRAAAQYNLGLALYQQGQLEPAIAAYQQAINLDRNNANAYFNLALALQEQGKAEEAIAAYRQVLQLDPKNTTAYSNLGSLIALQGQPSEAIAVYLQAIRQNPKNASAFYNLGVTLYNQGDLKKASAALKRARNEYRQQGNVEQVDKIEQLIQQIAQKREQPQASQTATPSQTSTPTSNVAPTPESQTLKQPEIPQEKHAIPSDVPEVEQQPTLLSPSK
- the queA gene encoding tRNA preQ1(34) S-adenosylmethionine ribosyltransferase-isomerase QueA, with amino-acid sequence MEQQLAQADLNNTSSPQAKDVELDCSIAGYDYELPPELIAQNPAVPRDSSRLLVVNSRTTGNETAALNHIFRDLPELLQPGDLLIMNNTKVIPARLYGRKSTGAEIEVLLLEERQHNCWLALVKPGKRFKRGAKIIFEAKRFSFSGSGRVGEWGSGGENNSSFPPSPPLPVSPSSSLTATVIETDAATGGRLLQFDVPEGKTLVQLLEIFGEVPLPPYITASEAGDDQYQTVYAKQPGAIAAPTAGLHFTPELLEKLQNRGINQAFVTLHVGVGTFRPVEVEDVTTHQMHEEWIEVPAATVEQIRATKAAGGRIIAVGTTAVRALEGASQSGDLQPFCGKTDLFIYPGYEWRVVDGLITNFHLPRSSLLMLVSALIGRQRLLNIYKEAIASRYRFYSFGDAMLILPEAVEVQTR